A single genomic interval of Stenotrophomonas sp. ZAC14D1_NAIMI4_1 harbors:
- a CDS encoding T6SS effector BTH_I2691 family protein encodes MTQHDEEGNDVSGSYTGTSNRGVRGKDSQTVSDLPAVTVALPESQSRGVCDICRSTGLAILPVRYTLVPDSCDVDLGGLSTSHMPDADMSAAGLAHALRTMRQGMLYLYYEKGPYGPQYWECYAIAENGTLWRQPSAMSARPIVGAGLPSCGRSGHDYMRTEFITIPRPDVCGTVWLAYSQHPWTPATLDRYGSDPVLRAERMQSIEPARWIRSARAEGDQAPLKDAAGLASIMEYRLLDNPSGDPPDLPYISALPAASTLDGALNVARLRKHGTRYPWSRRDYPRNGGVDPREQRFKLLQQHSSNGRIGSDRHEYPPLLLGLWDAVGAVHELSGYCNDLAACIGQFKRERELEVSAVDQIEQISKLLELNGAVLAGNYAAQTVREEERQLRLRNPSLPSWDPRVKISEEEKRKREQAYKDMFLPLYLQDAQEAWKNKYWPLIDEPRFSAFKKNMDAMAQMVLDRLGPEMAVLVAWLRHDLFLATLEDFDGQSPAQGVWFEEVITDAIAALGMHEIGRAFLTESANDTEVTGRGSLLWRAIAKNQKEAREELEQTLSAAQVCSDTILEVGGASWAAFVAGTAHLKSFLTLYRKLEVAQKEAAPSTASARILRDSGVDRFVTTAGAYLLNRFPMKGIQDTVGNAMVRVVLLTRALMERDEAISLVAEELSSGQQGKRYFLERIQFYRKKGSALPMQFALRDLELHHGALAMRKRWQAAAESSRNVVGLNSLTGVLEMVNFIHLATKVDKDTRDYATLLASGMSLVAVYTSVHETVAKEFFGEGSVSAIRMKVAGSVLAGAGSFIGAAYSLSDFKSRLEDGRRWSAAALLMKAGLTSAVGSANFLTALAYSSPVLERHLGRNKLSLGLRGLRAGIEAAAAREGELVLSSQAMKRLGTWILRLGGWEITLALLVIEATVWAISPNDLEKWCESNVFGRAASKVPPSASDSRNRQVAVLKQKDAFDKAIGKVTTRPQS; translated from the coding sequence ATGACGCAGCATGATGAGGAAGGAAACGACGTGAGCGGTTCCTATACCGGCACCAGCAACAGGGGAGTTCGCGGCAAGGACAGCCAAACTGTATCTGACCTTCCTGCCGTTACTGTTGCACTGCCGGAATCGCAGAGCCGCGGGGTCTGCGATATCTGCCGCTCCACCGGCCTAGCCATTCTGCCGGTGCGCTATACCTTGGTGCCCGACAGTTGTGACGTCGACCTGGGCGGACTATCAACTTCACATATGCCCGACGCTGACATGAGTGCAGCGGGACTTGCGCATGCCCTCAGGACCATGCGCCAAGGCATGTTGTACCTGTACTACGAGAAGGGGCCTTACGGCCCTCAGTACTGGGAATGCTACGCCATCGCCGAGAACGGTACGTTGTGGCGGCAGCCTTCCGCAATGAGCGCCCGCCCTATCGTCGGAGCAGGGCTGCCGAGCTGTGGGCGCAGCGGTCACGATTACATGCGCACCGAGTTCATCACCATACCGCGGCCCGATGTGTGCGGGACGGTCTGGCTTGCCTACTCCCAACACCCATGGACACCCGCGACGCTGGATCGTTATGGGTCCGACCCGGTCCTGCGCGCCGAGCGGATGCAGTCGATCGAGCCTGCCAGATGGATCAGGTCGGCGAGAGCGGAGGGCGACCAAGCACCGTTGAAGGACGCCGCTGGGCTGGCCTCCATCATGGAATATCGGTTGCTGGACAATCCCTCGGGCGATCCGCCGGATCTCCCTTACATCAGCGCGCTCCCGGCTGCTTCCACGCTGGATGGCGCACTCAACGTCGCACGGCTGCGAAAGCACGGCACGCGTTACCCATGGTCACGGCGGGACTACCCCCGTAACGGCGGTGTCGACCCTCGCGAACAACGCTTCAAGCTGCTGCAGCAACACAGCAGCAACGGGCGAATCGGCAGTGATCGCCACGAGTACCCGCCCCTGCTGCTGGGACTGTGGGATGCGGTGGGCGCCGTGCATGAGCTCAGTGGCTACTGCAATGACCTCGCTGCCTGCATCGGCCAGTTCAAGCGGGAGCGCGAGCTGGAGGTTTCAGCGGTTGACCAGATCGAACAGATCTCGAAGTTGCTGGAGCTCAACGGCGCGGTGCTGGCTGGGAACTATGCAGCGCAGACCGTGCGGGAGGAGGAACGGCAGCTTCGCCTAAGGAATCCCTCGCTTCCGTCATGGGATCCGAGAGTGAAGATTTCCGAGGAAGAAAAACGGAAGCGGGAGCAGGCATACAAGGACATGTTTCTGCCGCTCTATCTGCAGGATGCGCAGGAAGCGTGGAAGAACAAGTATTGGCCGCTGATTGATGAGCCGCGCTTTAGCGCGTTCAAGAAGAACATGGATGCAATGGCGCAGATGGTGCTCGACCGGCTGGGCCCAGAGATGGCTGTTCTGGTTGCCTGGCTCCGCCATGATCTGTTTCTGGCGACGCTGGAGGATTTTGACGGCCAGTCTCCGGCGCAAGGCGTGTGGTTTGAAGAAGTAATCACCGATGCCATCGCGGCGCTCGGCATGCACGAGATCGGCCGTGCATTTTTGACTGAGTCGGCCAACGACACAGAAGTTACCGGAAGAGGATCCCTGCTCTGGCGAGCTATCGCGAAGAACCAGAAAGAGGCTCGCGAGGAGCTGGAGCAGACACTCTCGGCGGCGCAGGTCTGTTCCGACACAATTCTTGAGGTGGGCGGCGCAAGCTGGGCAGCATTTGTCGCAGGCACCGCACATCTGAAGTCCTTCTTGACCCTTTACCGCAAGTTGGAGGTGGCGCAGAAGGAGGCTGCGCCCTCCACCGCCAGTGCCCGCATCCTTCGCGACAGTGGCGTTGATCGCTTCGTCACTACCGCAGGTGCGTACCTCCTGAATCGATTCCCGATGAAGGGCATCCAGGACACTGTCGGCAATGCCATGGTCCGCGTTGTGCTCCTGACGCGGGCATTGATGGAGCGCGACGAGGCGATCAGCCTGGTGGCCGAAGAGCTGAGCAGCGGCCAGCAGGGCAAGCGCTATTTCCTGGAGCGCATCCAGTTCTATCGCAAGAAGGGTAGTGCACTGCCGATGCAGTTCGCGCTCCGCGATCTGGAGCTGCACCATGGTGCGCTGGCGATGCGCAAGCGCTGGCAGGCTGCGGCGGAAAGCAGCCGTAATGTCGTCGGTCTGAATTCCCTTACGGGCGTGCTGGAGATGGTGAACTTCATCCATCTGGCAACAAAGGTCGATAAGGACACGCGCGACTATGCGACGTTATTGGCGTCCGGCATGTCGCTTGTGGCTGTGTACACCAGTGTGCATGAAACGGTAGCCAAGGAGTTCTTTGGGGAGGGCAGTGTCAGTGCCATTCGGATGAAGGTTGCCGGCAGTGTGCTGGCGGGAGCGGGTAGTTTTATTGGGGCAGCCTACAGCTTGTCGGACTTCAAGAGTCGGCTTGAAGATGGGCGGCGCTGGTCTGCCGCGGCTTTGCTGATGAAGGCAGGGCTAACGTCAGCGGTTGGTAGTGCGAACTTTCTCACCGCGCTGGCCTATTCCTCTCCAGTTCTAGAGCGTCATCTGGGGCGAAATAAGTTGAGTTTAGGTCTTCGTGGGTTGAGGGCCGGGATAGAGGCTGCGGCCGCGAGGGAAGGGGAACTCGTTTTGTCCAGTCAGGCTATGAAGCGCCTTGGCACTTGGATACTGCGCTTGGGCGGTTGGGAGATTACATTGGCACTGCTTGTGATTGAAGCGACCGTGTGGGCAATCAGCCCGAACGATCTCGAGAAGTGGTGCGAGTCCAATGTATTCGGGAGGGCAGCTAGTAAAGTTCCTCCCTCGGCCAGCGATAGTAGGAACCGGCAGGTGGCCGTTCTGAAGCAGAAGGACGCGTTTGACAAGGCAATCGGGAAAGTAACTACGAGGCCGCAGTCGTGA
- a CDS encoding type VI secretion system Vgr family protein, translated as MDGSASRLHWLALHSALAKPHDVHRFLRLHTTCGPDVLVAETLDGVEQIDGIGFQWMITALSLDASLALAPLIGQGALLQLQQADGSVRPLHGRITAAERLGSNGGLARYRLRLQPWLAFLSQRVDSYVFHDKTVVEIVEDLFADYGTLAPAWRWSLGDASQYARRSLTTQYQESDLAFIQRLLAEEGIYYWFEHAGEPGGADFGTHTLVLADHSHDIAELGVVRFHRRDESERSDSVQQWSTANRWRPGKVERATWDYRTLERRQASAEAGQGNDLGIVDRDTCGPYGWQDNARGQRRAQQHLDALRVRAQTIDGAGQWRALAPGARFGLSQHPQVGEDARFLCLSVRHQARNNLDAEVFDALEKTLGPASVAAPALPGALSGLAYGDAPGEVSTAFYDNRFVAIPAEVVYRPQTEDGHGAHLHPRPTITGTLSAIVVSDGDPLLSDRDHRIKVQFPWQRGGNASNGLAHPGGDDNAPANGGAWTWVRVMTPWAGDNWGGVVLPRRGQEVLVAFLEGDIDRPVVVGAVYNGRGQQDAQHNQINGGGGNATGNAAAWFEGNDHAAVYTGFKSQALADSQGGTGGYQQLRFDDTPGQGRAQLSTTQHETTLTLGHLKGGQDNVRDGERGFGVELATQAQGALRAGRGLLLTTEQGTPQMAAPQALAQLQEGQQLLQQLAESAANQQAQLPSDPAELPADTTLGELQEHLRATHSGSTAGSITGGDGEAPGWSAPILLGSGVAGVLSLTPADQVWVSGTHTTLASGVALNWMTQGSLTLAVAGGLVLYTAGVQPSGESPNQERGIALHAAQGKVSARAHKNQAIVAAKTQVRIASTEADVMLSAPSKHLLATAAGAYIRIEGDNIELGAPGKVEFKASQREWVGPATSSDAADVPAGRFKGCEPHLTAAVCRHEGCADVG; from the coding sequence ATGGATGGCTCCGCTTCTCGTCTGCACTGGCTTGCCCTGCACTCGGCGCTGGCAAAGCCGCACGATGTGCATCGTTTCCTCAGGCTGCATACGACGTGCGGCCCCGATGTGCTGGTGGCCGAAACCCTCGATGGCGTCGAGCAGATCGACGGCATCGGCTTCCAGTGGATGATCACGGCGCTGTCGCTGGATGCGAGCCTGGCACTGGCACCGCTGATCGGGCAGGGCGCGCTGCTGCAGCTGCAACAGGCCGACGGCAGCGTGCGGCCGCTGCATGGACGCATCACCGCCGCCGAGCGGCTGGGCAGCAATGGCGGCCTGGCGCGCTACCGGCTGCGCCTGCAGCCCTGGCTGGCCTTCCTGTCGCAGCGCGTGGACAGCTACGTCTTCCATGACAAGACCGTGGTCGAGATCGTCGAAGACCTCTTCGCCGATTACGGCACGTTGGCGCCGGCCTGGCGCTGGTCGCTGGGCGATGCCAGCCAGTATGCCCGGCGAAGCCTGACCACCCAGTACCAGGAAAGCGACCTGGCCTTCATCCAGCGCCTGCTGGCCGAAGAAGGCATCTATTACTGGTTCGAGCATGCCGGCGAGCCCGGCGGCGCGGACTTCGGCACGCACACACTGGTGCTGGCCGACCACAGCCACGATATCGCCGAGCTGGGCGTGGTGCGTTTCCATCGCCGCGACGAGAGCGAGCGCAGTGACAGCGTGCAGCAGTGGTCCACCGCCAACCGCTGGCGGCCGGGCAAGGTCGAGCGTGCCACCTGGGATTACCGCACCCTGGAACGCCGCCAGGCCAGTGCCGAGGCCGGGCAGGGCAACGACCTGGGCATCGTCGACCGTGACACCTGCGGCCCGTATGGCTGGCAGGACAATGCCCGTGGCCAGCGCCGCGCACAGCAGCACCTGGATGCACTGCGCGTGCGCGCGCAGACCATCGACGGTGCCGGCCAGTGGCGTGCTCTGGCGCCCGGCGCACGATTCGGCCTGTCGCAGCACCCGCAGGTGGGCGAGGACGCCCGTTTCCTGTGCCTGTCGGTGCGGCACCAGGCGCGCAACAACCTCGATGCCGAGGTGTTTGATGCGCTGGAGAAGACCCTGGGCCCGGCCAGCGTCGCGGCCCCGGCACTGCCCGGCGCACTGTCCGGGCTGGCCTATGGCGATGCCCCCGGCGAGGTGTCCACCGCGTTCTACGACAACCGCTTCGTGGCCATTCCCGCTGAGGTGGTCTATCGCCCGCAGACCGAGGATGGCCACGGCGCGCACCTGCATCCGCGGCCGACGATCACCGGCACGCTCAGCGCGATCGTGGTCAGCGATGGCGACCCGCTGCTGTCCGACCGCGATCACCGCATCAAGGTGCAGTTCCCCTGGCAGCGCGGCGGCAACGCCAGCAACGGCCTGGCCCACCCGGGCGGCGACGACAACGCCCCGGCCAACGGCGGTGCCTGGACCTGGGTGCGGGTGATGACCCCGTGGGCCGGTGACAACTGGGGCGGCGTGGTGCTGCCACGGCGCGGGCAGGAAGTGCTGGTGGCGTTCCTGGAAGGTGACATTGATCGCCCGGTGGTGGTCGGTGCGGTCTACAACGGCCGTGGCCAGCAGGATGCGCAGCACAACCAGATCAACGGCGGTGGCGGCAACGCCACCGGCAACGCGGCGGCGTGGTTCGAGGGCAATGACCACGCGGCGGTGTATACCGGCTTCAAGAGCCAGGCGCTGGCTGACAGCCAGGGCGGCACCGGCGGCTACCAGCAGCTGCGCTTCGACGACACGCCCGGACAGGGCCGCGCCCAGTTGTCCACCACCCAGCACGAGACCACGCTGACGCTGGGTCACCTGAAGGGCGGCCAGGACAACGTGCGCGACGGCGAGCGTGGCTTTGGCGTGGAGCTGGCCACGCAGGCACAGGGCGCACTGCGCGCTGGCCGCGGCCTGCTGCTGACCACCGAGCAGGGCACGCCACAGATGGCCGCGCCGCAGGCGCTGGCCCAGCTGCAGGAAGGGCAGCAGCTGCTGCAGCAGCTGGCCGAATCGGCCGCCAACCAGCAGGCGCAGCTGCCGAGCGACCCGGCCGAACTGCCTGCGGACACCACGCTGGGCGAGCTGCAGGAACACCTGCGTGCGACCCACAGCGGCAGCACGGCCGGCAGCATCACCGGGGGTGATGGCGAAGCACCGGGCTGGAGCGCCCCGATTCTGCTGGGCAGTGGCGTGGCCGGCGTACTGAGCCTGACCCCGGCCGACCAGGTCTGGGTGAGCGGGACGCACACCACCCTGGCCAGCGGCGTGGCGCTGAACTGGATGACGCAGGGCTCGCTGACGCTGGCGGTTGCCGGCGGCCTGGTGCTGTACACCGCCGGTGTGCAGCCCAGCGGCGAGAGCCCGAACCAGGAGCGCGGCATCGCACTGCACGCCGCGCAGGGCAAGGTCAGCGCACGCGCGCACAAGAACCAGGCGATCGTGGCAGCCAAGACCCAGGTGCGCATTGCCAGCACCGAAGCAGACGTGATGCTGTCGGCGCCGAGCAAGCACCTGCTGGCGACGGCGGCAGGGGCGTACATCCGGATCGAGGGCGACAACATCGAGCTGGGCGCGCCGGGGAAGGTGGAGTTCAAGGCGAGCCAGCGGGAGTGGGTGGGACCGGCAACCAGTTCGGACGCGGCAGACGTACCTGCTGGGCGGTTCAAGGGCTGCGAACCGCACTTGACGGCAGCAGTGTGCCGGCACGAAGGATGCGCCGATGTCGGTTGA
- a CDS encoding SseB family protein, whose protein sequence is MDHDTPFEPLNDLEVRLLQAQDGTLTASQFLDGLLTAPVFVLLDKAIGEDGAWDETISPLVLTSEGGEPMFAVFTAPERAGLWHEQLPQFAHAMPIAVHALLAGIGEGVGLVLNPGLDVGMEMIPDAVAQLKDRAAAITRGMAH, encoded by the coding sequence ATGGACCACGACACGCCGTTCGAACCCCTCAACGACCTGGAGGTCCGCCTGCTGCAGGCACAGGACGGTACGCTGACCGCGTCGCAGTTCCTCGATGGCCTGCTGACCGCGCCGGTGTTCGTGCTGCTGGACAAGGCCATCGGTGAGGATGGCGCCTGGGACGAGACCATTTCGCCGCTGGTGCTGACCAGCGAGGGTGGCGAGCCGATGTTCGCGGTGTTCACCGCGCCCGAGCGTGCTGGTCTCTGGCACGAGCAGTTGCCGCAGTTCGCCCATGCGATGCCGATTGCCGTACACGCGCTGCTGGCCGGTATTGGCGAGGGCGTCGGCCTGGTGCTGAACCCGGGCCTGGATGTGGGCATGGAGATGATTCCCGATGCGGTGGCCCAGCTGAAGGATCGCGCTGCGGCGATTACCCGCGGGATGGCGCACTGA
- a CDS encoding S41 family peptidase, with protein sequence MNSRFPARAVVGAALLIACMGPAFAAPADSVELPSAEAREQMLHLLETQALYRDRVDWNDVRARLAAAGDDRVQQRRVLDEAATRSSRGHGRWISPSQQRERSGRAQRLNAGQGAALAESPAVDARIGVLKVGPFVEDLQRSEQERHDARKAYALALQQRIVDLDDGTRCAWVVDAGSNGGGNMWPMLLGLLPLLQGTPDAQGALIGAFRSADGLQWWRQGEGEVRQDGTQGLRSRQAAYRLRAGSAPVAVLIGARTASSGEAVALAFRGQAGSRSFGQPSAGFSTGNRPVTLVDGTTLLLTHNVMADRNGQGDGAKLQPDETTATGPATLAAAQAWLLAQPACKDG encoded by the coding sequence ATGAACTCACGTTTCCCCGCGCGCGCCGTCGTCGGCGCCGCCCTCCTGATCGCCTGCATGGGCCCGGCCTTCGCGGCTCCGGCTGACAGCGTGGAACTGCCTTCCGCCGAAGCGCGGGAACAGATGCTGCACCTGCTGGAAACACAGGCCCTGTACCGCGATCGCGTGGACTGGAACGATGTGCGCGCGCGATTGGCCGCCGCAGGCGATGACCGTGTACAGCAGCGCCGCGTGCTGGATGAAGCGGCCACGCGCAGCAGCCGTGGACATGGCCGATGGATATCGCCCAGCCAGCAGCGCGAACGCTCCGGCCGCGCCCAGCGCCTGAATGCCGGGCAGGGCGCTGCGTTGGCAGAATCCCCGGCCGTCGATGCCCGCATTGGCGTGCTGAAGGTCGGCCCGTTCGTGGAGGATCTGCAGCGCAGCGAGCAGGAGCGTCATGACGCGCGCAAGGCCTACGCGCTGGCGCTGCAGCAGCGCATTGTCGATCTGGATGACGGCACGCGCTGCGCCTGGGTGGTGGATGCAGGCAGCAACGGTGGCGGCAACATGTGGCCCATGCTGCTGGGGTTGTTGCCGTTGCTGCAGGGAACACCGGATGCCCAGGGGGCATTGATCGGCGCTTTCCGCAGTGCCGATGGCCTGCAGTGGTGGCGGCAAGGGGAAGGTGAAGTCCGGCAGGACGGCACGCAGGGGCTGCGCTCGCGGCAGGCCGCCTATCGCCTGCGCGCAGGTAGCGCTCCGGTCGCGGTGCTGATCGGTGCACGCACCGCGAGTTCAGGTGAAGCCGTGGCGTTGGCATTCCGCGGGCAGGCGGGCAGCCGCAGTTTCGGCCAACCCAGCGCAGGCTTTTCCACCGGCAATCGGCCCGTGACACTGGTGGATGGCACCACGTTGCTGTTGACCCACAATGTGATGGCTGATCGCAACGGACAGGGTGACGGTGCGAAGCTGCAGCCCGACGAGACCACGGCCACCGGACCGGCAACCCTGGCCGCCGCGCAGGCCTGGCTGCTGGCCCAGCCCGCCTGCAAAGACGGCTGA
- a CDS encoding S41 family peptidase, producing the protein MYVDLRVMAVALFCAMALAAPAAAIELPTAQARIELLDMLEREALYRDRVDWPEMRARLSAAQGNPEKIRDVLKEAVGRSTGGHGAWISAERMRAEGKRLGRVNAARTAAPGAVGAPVPAPRLDPRIGWVDVGGFSVVPGPVAQQQMQDRAARWQATIREQDNGSRCGWIVDLRGNTGGSMWPMLLGVAPLLRSTAVADEIVGAFAEADGPMLWHSTPSDVRLGADVIVDLGQSAYQAKQLGAPLAVLVGPLTASAGEATVLAFRGRPQTRSFGEPTAGVSTANVVRPLVDGSSLVLTTSVMQDRNGRGDGLKITPDQRTRSDTATISAAQAWLLAQPACAIR; encoded by the coding sequence ATGTACGTCGATCTGCGCGTCATGGCTGTGGCACTGTTCTGCGCCATGGCCTTGGCCGCCCCCGCTGCAGCCATCGAACTGCCCACCGCACAGGCGCGCATCGAACTGCTGGACATGCTGGAACGCGAGGCGCTGTACCGCGACCGCGTGGACTGGCCGGAGATGCGAGCGCGCTTGAGTGCCGCCCAGGGCAACCCGGAAAAGATCCGTGACGTGCTCAAGGAAGCCGTCGGCCGCAGCACGGGCGGGCACGGCGCCTGGATCAGCGCGGAGCGGATGCGGGCGGAAGGGAAGCGGCTCGGTCGCGTCAACGCCGCCCGCACTGCCGCGCCTGGCGCAGTGGGCGCCCCTGTCCCTGCACCGCGCCTGGATCCGCGCATTGGCTGGGTGGACGTCGGCGGATTCTCCGTTGTTCCTGGCCCGGTCGCGCAGCAGCAGATGCAGGATCGCGCAGCGCGCTGGCAGGCGACCATCCGTGAGCAGGACAACGGCAGCCGCTGCGGGTGGATCGTGGATCTGCGTGGAAACACCGGTGGCAGCATGTGGCCCATGTTGCTGGGCGTCGCGCCGCTGCTGAGGAGCACCGCCGTCGCTGACGAGATCGTGGGCGCGTTCGCTGAAGCAGATGGACCGATGCTCTGGCATTCCACGCCTTCAGATGTACGTCTTGGTGCGGATGTGATCGTTGACCTCGGCCAGTCTGCTTATCAAGCGAAGCAGCTGGGTGCGCCCCTGGCTGTCCTTGTCGGGCCGCTCACAGCCAGTGCCGGCGAAGCGACGGTGCTGGCCTTCCGCGGCCGGCCGCAGACGCGCAGTTTCGGCGAGCCGACCGCAGGCGTGTCCACCGCCAACGTGGTGCGTCCTCTGGTCGACGGCAGTTCGCTGGTGCTGACCACCAGCGTGATGCAGGACCGCAACGGCCGCGGCGATGGACTGAAGATCACGCCGGATCAGCGCACCCGCAGCGACACCGCCACCATTTCCGCTGCACAGGCCTGGCTGCTGGCACAGCCGGCGTGCGCCATACGCTGA